A region of the Paramormyrops kingsleyae isolate MSU_618 chromosome 6, PKINGS_0.4, whole genome shotgun sequence genome:
ACCCTAGGCTCTGGTATTGCTATCATATTTTGAGCTGCGGCCTATGGTGACtgattggggggggtggggaacatgcTTCTTACCCATACTGGGAGAATGCATTTCTGCCCCGATTACTGGCTCATCTTGGCAAGCCGCTTTTGCTCGTCCAAGAAATGCCACTTGTGCCCCCGGCATTCTGTCTTTGCCCTGCTGCGGTTATGTAATCATTGCTGTATGAGGGGGGCGGCTCGCGGTTCTGATTGCATGTGGGATGTTAAGCGTATGCTAAGCTGAACAGAGAGTAGCGGATTCACACTCATGCATTTTTCATTGCATAGATTTGCCTTTTCACCACACCGATATGTTGTGGTTATTTGATGTTGCCTTAAACAAGCTATAAAATTGAAAATTGAACCTTTAGGAGAAGCTTTTCAGCTGGATTGTTTTTGTTTAGGGTTTTCAGTTATTATACTAAAATTGTAGGAATCCACCATCAAATATGTGGAGGCATTTTGCTTATTTCTGGCTTTTCTTCCTGGACAGGTGATTGACCCCATTTCTGTAGCTGTAGTAACACTGGGGTCCTCCAAAGACATGCTCTTTGAAGGGGGTCCTCGGCCCTGGGTTCTGGAACCCTCCAAGTTCTTCCGAAATCTTACGACAGAGGATAGCCGCAGCGTCCACATGGCCCTCTTTGGCCCTGCGTCAAGGAACTACTTCAGACACTGGGTTCGGGCCACCTGCCAAGCTCTGGGCGAACAAGTAAGGGATATGAAAATCGAAAATGACCAGACAAGGGCTAAATCTGAAGGAGGgtcatttattatttacttGTTTATTAAGGGGAAATGTACCCTACTGCCATAGCGCACGAAAGGCAAGTTGGAACAGATGCAACCAGTATTCATTCATCAGTGATTCTCCATTTGTTCTGTAGGTCCTGGCTGTGACCGTTGGGAACCAGCCAAGTCTCACCAACCCGTTCCCAGCAGTGGAGCCGGCAGTAGTGAAGCTAGTCTGTGCCCCACCCTCACGCCTGGCCCTGGTTCCTGTCTACACCAGTCCCCAGCTGGATCTGTCCTGCCCTCTGCTGCAGCAGAACAAGCAAGTGGTGAGACCCTGTTAGCTCTTCGCCTGGTGCTACAAAGCAGCGGTTTTCAGTGCAGCCCTGCCGGATGTAGGTTCTGCAGGGGAGGTCTGTCCCTCTCGCACCTGAGTGACCCATCCGACCACTTTATTACTACAGGTACCCGTTTCCAATTACCGCAACCCTGTGCTGGACCTTGCTGCCTACGACCAGCAGGGGCGAAGGTTCGATAACTTCAGCTCGCTGAGCATCATGTGGGAGTCCAGCAAGGTCTCCTTGGCCACCATGGAGCCCACCATGCTGATGGAGCTCATTCTGACAGAGGACAACAATGGACAGAAGAAACTTCATGGTACATTTCACGATTTCAGACACTGATGTGTTTAATGGCGTGGCTTGCTGCTAGAGTCAGGTAGCAGTCTGGTTTAAGATTTGATTGCCATCAAGGCTGCCAGTTTTTGGTGGTTTAGCGAAGATGCATCCCTGCGCTTTGTTTCAGGCCGGCAGACGGTTCTCGTGCACCGTGAGTCAGGCATTGCCGCCATCACAGTGACTGCTGTGGGTTATCAAGCTTCCCACCTCGATGCAGCCAAGGTGCAGCGTCCAGTAAGTCTATCAATCTGTTAATTGTGTTGACTCAATATTACTTGTCATtgtgtagttaaaaaaaaaagtagatgTTTAGAAGATTTTCCGCGCTTACAAGTGGTGGCGGCCCTTATATCCCCAGAGGGAAAGGAGAAGTGATACTGAAACTGCAAATTAACAATAACCATGTAACCAGCAACACAGTATGGCTGCCAtggtaatattaataataaagaaaaacaccttcCTGAATGGGTGCCGTATTagcatttttttcctgtttaacgtcttgtttttttaaatatgtttctGCAATAAAATTGATTAATACATTTAGGGAACAGTTGAAAAATGTTATCTGTGTTTGATTTGCAGCATTTCTTTCTCAGTTTTTTATACTGAATTTAGTGACAGTTTGAGTGACTATACACCTGGTCAGTTTGGAACGTCGCGTAGTAACAAACTCGTTTTTAAGAGTTTTTAGATGACTCTGTATATTAGGAACAGAGTGCAGTAACACATCGGGAAAACTTTCCCAGTCATTAAAAGACCACGAGTTGTGCATGTGATCATTCCCCTTCTCTGGTCCTGTTTCTCCATCATTCTTGCAGTATGACCCCCTAACAGTTGTGTCAGCCACACTGGAACTCCTACTGGTGGAGGATGTGAAGGTCAGACCAGAGGTCATTACCATATACAATCATCCCGAAGTGAGGGTAAGTTTACGGTCTGAAACCTGCAAGGCCAGTCTGGTCTCTCGTTTGTATGTGGGATGCACCAGACACTCAGGTTGAACAGTAGATAAAATCATTTGTAGGTTTGAATATGTTTTTTAAGTTTAAGCAGTTTTGTTCCTGCTCTTTACCCCTTAAATATTTTGACTGAGTGTATAGTGCCAATGTAATAtctattaaacattattttgcTGTATTGTAGGCAATTCTAGTGTGAAAAACTTATGTTTGTGcctgacctgaaaaaaatggTGGGAATAATTAAGTTTTCAGGACTAGTCATCATAATTATGAAATTATGTTTTTGAGTATAGTCATATCTTACTGAAGGTACAATGTTGTTGGTGTTCTATAGAATAATCTTAAAACTCAATGGTTTGAACACCTGTTTGAACAATCCATGTATGATATTGATACAGTCACTCAGTCTTTAACGCTCATGCTTGTGTAACGAGGTAAATGGTTAATTTGTCTCCACTCTTTCAGACTGACCTTGCTCTGAAGGATGGCTCTGGGTATTTCTTTGTCAATGCCAGTGTAACTGGTTTAGTGGACTTGGTTTTCCAAGAATCCCAGGGGATTGCAGAGGTAACAACCAGCATTTTGCATTAAGATTATTAATGTGGTGTTTTAGACCTAGGAAACAAAGTACAACACAAAACATTTACAGTTAAGACCTGCATGTGCCTGTTATGCGCTTGAATTTGATTTTCTTCATTCCAGATCAGTCTACCAAATGTGTAGTTCTCTGTGGTGTCTGTCACAAACAGTTTTTCCACTCTTCCCAGGTACACCCACTGCAGGCAGGGATTTTGCAGGTGTTGGTTCATGATCTCTGTTTAGCCTTCCCTGCTCCTGCCAAGGCCACTGTCCACATATCTGACATATTTGAAGTGTATGTCACAGTGGTTGACAAGGTCAGTGCCGCAGTCTCACTGGTGAAGCACTGCattgtgttacttatcagctctGCTAAGTCACTGCCTTAGTAAACAATCCAAAATGCTGTATGTGCAGTGAAATAGCTTTAAGAAAATGTGTATAAGAATAAATTAATACACTATGTGTTGTTACTCTTGTGTTTATGCCTCAGGATTGTTGTATTGCAGGTGGAGATTGGAAAGTCAGTGAAAGCCCATGTGCGGGTCCTGGATGATAAGAAGAAACCTTTCCTGGCGAAATTCTTTCAGTTCATGAATCTGGAGCTTCGGGCAGCATCATCTATCATCTCCTTATCGTGAGTGTAGAATGATGCACCACTGTAACTTAACGCGTAGAAAACTATGACATGCTCTGTATTTACTACTCAAACCCACTTCCTTAACCTATCAGACCACTTGCAGAGTCTACTGAGAAGGAGACGGCAGTTTTCTTTGTGCAAGGTTTGGTTGTGGGACAGACCAGCGTGTCTGCTATGGTGCTGGACAAAAATGGTCGAAAAATCACGTCGACCCCTCAGCCGGTGGAAGTAAGTGTGTCCTTTTTTTCTACAAACACCCTGTAAATGAGTTCATGTTCGTGTGATactgcagtggtcagcactgtttcCTCTCATATCTGGGACCAGGACTCGAGTCTCCGCCATGGTTCCATGTGTAGAGTtaatgttctccccatgttctcCCCTTGTCATCATGGCGTTCTctccgggtactccagtttcccacCACAGTTTAAAAACACGCTATGGTGAATTGGAGTtcccaaattgcccgtaggtgtgcgtgtgtgagagaaCAGTgtgttctccccccccccccccccccccacgaccctgactAGGACAAaacggacagatggatggatgagttcCTGTTGAAGCGTATGTAGGCTCTGAGCAGACTTTGCTTTTGGCCTTGCAGGTGTTCCCGCCCTTCAGACTGATTCCCCGGAAGATGACACTGATTATTGGTGCCATGATGCAGGTAGCGTTCCCGTGTTTTTTGCCCCTAGTTGCTGGCTGAAAATTTCCATTTGAAATATTTATCAGTGTGCTTGTGAACATGGGATTATCTGGGTCGTCATGGAAGCCCAGTCTGAGTGCTTTCTTCATCGTTCATGAGGCGTGTTCCTTCAGTTGAGAGGGATGACTGGTGCTGACCTTCCTTCGTTGGCAGGTGACATCTGAAGGTGGCCCCCAGCCTCAGTCACACATCCTCTTCTCCATTGCCAGTGAGGAAATAGCCTCCATTAACAGCACAGGACATGTCAGGGGTCTGGCCCTGGGCAACGTGACGGTGACTGGGCTAGTGCAAGCAGTCGATGCAGAAACCGGAAAGCTGGTTGTTGTTTCCCAGgtatttgcagttttttttttttaattattatttttatttatttaacctcTTCTGagtacatttatattttattactttAACATCCATGTTCATATTGACAGGATCAAGTAGATGTGGAAGTTGTGCAGCTAAAGGCCGTGAGGATCCGAGCCCCAATCACAAGAATGAAGACCGGTACTCAGGTAAGAACTCTTCCGACCTGCACGATATAAGGTGACAGTATCAGCCCACATTGACAGGCTTGATGAAGCTTCTTAGTTTGCCTTTTGAGGACCCCTCTGTGCTTCTGGGGCAGTAAAAGGAGCCGCTCTCCCCGCAGATGCCGGTTTATGTGATGGGGTTAACCAGCAGCCAGACGCCCTTCTCCTTCGGCAACGCTCTGCCGGGCCTCACCTTCCACTGGTCTGTGACGAAACGTGACATCCTGGACGTACAGACACGCCACTCAGAGGTACCTGATCCCCATCCTCAAGCCTCAGTAAATggtttctgtctctctgcataTGGATGGTTTTCATATGTTGCAGATAAAACTATTTTATCCAGAAAGTGTCCAGAAAAAACCCATGGAGATTAAGATCATGCAACTGGTGatcaacaaataaaaaaaaaaatgcagtgaacTAATTTTCACGATTTCAGTTAGAGCAGTCCCACTCAGGCCTGGCAGTTGTGAAGGCCACCTTATCATTTTCGTAtcggggtggcatggtggtgcagtgactggcactgttgcctcacacctctgggacccgggtttgagtctccgccagggttctatgtgtatggagtttgcatgtcctccccgtgtcatcgtggtgCTTCCTCCAGGTTTTCTGGTTTCCcaccacaatccaaaaacatgctgaggctaattggagttaccaaattgcccataggtgtgtgagcGTGGGTGAATGGAGCGTGGGTGAATGGAGCGTGGGTGAATGGAGCGTTCCCTGTTTTGTGCCTGCAGCCTTTGAGGCactggaccccccatgaccctgaataggataagaggtttcagaagatggatggatggatggatggatggatggatggatgggcagtATCATTGGTATCTTCTGCGAATGAGATTTACTTGTCTGTGTTGGACTACATGGAAGACGTCAGTATATTTTTATACCAAAACCATTTACAGTAGaagaatggatggatttttttttttccttcacatACTCCTCAAGCTTGCTGGTATTTTGCTATCTCTTGTGGTAATTTTGTGATGTACTTTGAATTAGTTTTCTCAGATATTCTGTTGAATAATGCAAACCGATTTGCACATGCTGAGAAGCATTATGCCCCTACAGGAGAGTGTATTGCATACTGTCTTGAATCATTGATTtatcaaaatgaaacatttgaggAAGCTGACCTTTGGTTGATTTAAGCCTGGTTTAACAAGAGTACAACAAGATTAATTACAGATTTTGTAATGCACTGCCCTTCGATTCTGTCATATGAGCAGCATCTGAACGCCAGATGGGAGCCGCTGTCATTCGTGTTTAGGTTCCTTGCTCTTCTGATTTTCACCGCAGGCTTCCCTTAAGCTGCAGCCCCAGCAGAACTTTGCCATGAGTGTGCGAGGCCAGGCCAAGGGCAGGACGGGGCTGAAGGTGGTGGTGAGGGCCGTAGACCCGCAGGCGGGGCACCTGGCTGGGGATGCTGAGGAGCTGTCTGATGAGCTTCAGATCCAGGTGAAACCCTTGCCTGAGAAACAGGCGGCGATTTAATTATCCATCGTTATAGAATCTGATATAACGAGTCCATTTCACCCCACAACTTGGTTCCCATTTTAATTGTCTCAGTTGCTTTtaggtttttttctttgttttgataaAACGGAGAACCCCTTTCTTGTCTGGAGCTTTGATGTGGACTTTCTGATCTGCTAAATAAGAAACCTTGCATTAATCTGTGTGCATGTTGTGTCATAATGAGAAATGTCGTCATATTTGTTGTAGGAAAACTTTTCTAAACAGAAACTGGTTGCCAAGTGACAACTGAGATTACATTTAACACATGGCGAGCATACACTAATGTTTCTGCTCATGTGTCCCATCTTGAGTCATTAAAATGTGTGGTgaataaagatttcattttttCAGGATTTGGTTTTTATCTTGATTCAATTTTGCATGATAAGGCTGGAATAtatagatttatttatttattcatttatttatataatgttCCTGTGTAGGTGAGAAATATTGTTATAACCCACACTTTTCAATTATAATGCACAGATCAACACAAAAGCTGTAAGCTGCAATTTATGGACTTGTGGTTCATTGTAAGACCAAGTTATGAGACTAACTTAGAGGCTTCTCTCCTTGTAGGTTTATGACAAGCTGCGCCTGCTCAGTCCTGAAGTCGAGGTGGACGAGATACTCATGTCCCCAAACTCTGTGCTTAAGCTGCAAACTAACAGGtatctttttatatttttttatatattaggTTTTTGTATGTCTCTTTGGCAGTGATCGCATTGAGTCAGTGTGTAATTAATGAATGAGGAATTGCATTGTTATTCAGGCATTTACAGATTCATTTCTGTTGTGAGGAATTTGTcctttgctttatttttttcttcatttatttattgtacgTTCAGTCAAAGTAGTTGTATCAGCCAATGTTATGGAACCTTCACCTTCACCCTTTTTGACGCCATCTGTGCTGTGCATCATGTCCAGGGACAGTGTTGGCCAGCTCTCCTACCACGTACAGAATTGCCCCAGAAAGGCTGCTCTGGTCCATGTCGATGAGAATGGTCACCTATCATCTGGAGCCCTCACGGGCACCGCCTCTCTGCAGGTGACATCGCAGGAGAGCTTCGGTGTCAATCAAACCATCATCGTGGCTGTCAAGGTAAGGTTTTTCTACCTCGTTGTTAAAGCATGTCTACTATGCTTATGGATTTTTCACTTGTATGCATTTAATATTGATAGTAGCATTCCTGTTAAACGTACACATTCACCCAAGAAACAAGGTGTAGTTTGTGCTTTTCTGGTTGTCATGTGACTAAGGACTGTGTAGAGTGGAATAATTCATTGCCTGAAGACCCATTTTTGATTAATCAtaatttactattttttttgGCACATACTTTAGTACAGTTGTAATAAACTTTAATACAACCGTTCTTGTGCAAAGAACAATAAACCGTATTACAGCTATATTATAATTGCAGTAAATTATTGCTGCATATACAGCTATGAACATTTAACAAACCAATATTGTTTAGTCCAGGTCCAGGATAATTGAAAAATATCCTCAGTTAGCAGGTGctacagggtttttttttattttttattgtgtgtgtttcttgTGCAGGTGGTTCCAGTGTCTTATCTGCGATTCAGCACCAGTCCAGTCCTCTACACCTCAAGCAAGGAGTCTCCCTCTGCTATTCCACTGGGAACTGCTTTGACTTTTACTATCCACTTCCATGACAACACCGGCGACATCCTCCATGGCCACAGTTCACAGCTGAACTTTGCCACCAACAGGTCTGCAGCTgcgtatttttttttcttaatttttgcAACAGTACTGCAGTCTAATTTGACTTTGGGTTCTGTTGTGGTTCGAGAATTTCACAGGTTGCAGACTTGTTTGTCCTTCCTTTTCCGTCATGTCTCTTTTTGTCATGCTCCTTTAATTCCTTCACAGTACCATAGGCTCGGTTATTTGTACATTATATGTCTTGATTGGCTGCTTTTGGGGTCACTCTGCAGGGATGACCTGGTGTTGGTCGGGAGAGGAGCCCGCAATGACACCCTGACCGTGCGCACGGTGAATGTGGGGCTGACGCTGCTCGGAGTGTGGGATGCTGAGCATACGGGCGTGGCCGACTTCCTAGCCTTGCCTGTGGAGCATGCTATCCATCCGGAGGCTGCCCAGAGCCTGGTTGTTGGGGATGTTGTCTGCTTCAGCACCCAGCTGGTTAATCACGAAGGTGGGTCAACACTGAGGCACAGTCAGGGCCTCCCTGTGGCAAGTTGTGGTCCAGGTCCTTGCCTGCGGATTATGTATAAAATCAGAGTATGCTTTGATGCAGCTTGTAAAACACAACCTGCTTAGTTACTGCTTGTAGGTTTGGAAAAGTCTTGTTTCTCCTTCAACAGACTAAACCTGCTGTCCCTTTGATGAGCTATTATCAAGATTAAGCTACATGTAAGGCTGCATAATCACCCTGGATAATATTGGATAAAAAATCTGAATGACCAGTAGTTTAAATCTTATTTTGATTgtgttgtgagaaatgcattGGAAAAGACCAGACTGCTTGGAAGAAGGGATGACTGGCATGTTGGTAGGGAGATGGGTTCAGTTATCACAACAGTGACCACTCCATTGGGAAGCCTGAAGACCCAAAGAGGGGAATGAATCTTCTGGAGAAATGGTCTATATGGTTGCCAGGAGTCAATCATAACAGCAACTAAGAATTATGAAAAAGTAATTATAGGGTGGTTGAAAATCTTCATCAGTTACAAACatgaaatgctttttttgtctgttcattaaaaaaaaactgcagtgctGTGACTATCAGTGTCAAGGTGTTTTGGTTTTTTGTGCCATGGCTATTTCCATGAAAGTCACTGTCCCCTTCGGCTCTGACTTGCTTGTTTGGCCCTCAGGTGTCCCTGGTACCTGGAGCTCCTCAGCAGTGGCTCTGCTTCAAGTAGATCCTAAGActggtgtgggtgtggccagACACCCTGGCACATCAACTGTCTACTATGAGATTCCCGGCCAGCTCAGAACCTACAGAGAGGTAATTTTCTCACGTGTATGTTCAtgtgtaaataatttgttttaaacATGAGATTGGTATAGTGCCAGTGAATTTTTAGATATTGAGGCATGGTTCTCTAGAAAACAAGGAATGTAGCCCAAGGTGGGCCACGGCAGAGTACTGTGGTAATAAGTTTCCTTCTTGCCAAAAGGATTAAGACAAACTTTCCTTGATGGGTTTCTGCTTGAGGCTGCTGCATGTCCAAATGGAGAGCTGGGTGTTCCTGCCTCTCTGAAGGGTTATTTTCAACCCAGGAAGGGCTCTGTGCAGCTGAACAACCATGACAGAATTTATCCGCTTGTACCATTACAAGAGATCTTTTTAGAGACAAGACTTAAACAGCCACAGCCTGAGACTATTTTGCTGGCCAGTGAATTGTAGACTCCCGTGATAATGCTCATCATTTCTGGTGGTCTTAACCGTGGATGAGTGGGAAAACCTGCTAACACTGTGGAAAAGGTGTGCATTTGTCATGAAGTGCTAAAGTCAATATTCTCCTGATTAGCTCATAAGAAGGTGTGGCGGATTTACAAACCAATTATAACTCTGAAATTATGGGATTATCTTTCCACTGAAGGATTTGAATGTTTTCCCatttgattgtttttcctcaggTGTCTGTCAGTAGTGCCATGCAGACCACTGTGATGGTGCAGTCAGGTGTTCTGCAAATTGAGCAGCAGTCCAGGGTGCTGGTCAGCACAAGAGAACAGGGAACCAATCTCATAGGTAGGCCTTCTCCATGACTTTAGCCTTAAACCTTGCCTGTAAAGGTCACAAGCTTTTGAGATCATGTGTCCATTTGTATGTTATCAGTGGGTCAGTATAAATAATTAGTGTCTAGCTTGAGAGGATATACAGGACATTTGGTCACATGTCCAGTATCTTGACTGTTACCAGATCTTCATTAAAATTTGGATTTTGCCGATATGGATAGCTTGTAGCCTATCCAGAGGCACCTGTAGTGTGTATTACAGGACAAATAGGAAATACAGTATGTCTGCCAAATTAGCTTCTCTCTCAGCTTGGAAACTCAGCCAGTAAATTCCTGGACAGCACTTGGGTTTGTAAGCTGGTATTCGCCTCACTTCcacgtcactttggacaaatgcATCTGATAAAGAAATGCTCTATATGGACAGAAGTCTTGGGTCctctggccattacacctacaggaaatttcatgacatcccattctaaatacATAGACATCAATATGGAGAGGGCCCCCCCTTTCAGCTATAACAGTCGTCgttcttctgggaaggctttccactagattttggagtgtgtcaggcactgatgttggacataaggtctggctcacagtcttcgttctagttcatcccaaaggtgtttgatggggttgaggtcagggctctgtgtgggccaatgaagttcttccacaccaaactcaccctaACATGTCTTAATGGTCCTTGCTttgtggcagtgtgctttacaccactccatctgacactTGGCATTGTGCTTTATGATGTGAGGCTAGCATGCAGCTgttcagccatggaagcccattccatgaagcttccagcacacagtttgtgtgctggggttaatgccaaaGGGAGTTTGAAACACTGCagtgtgtcccagtacttttgtccatataatgtaaatgtaaataaatgtagatGCAAACTTACAACCTGTGTGTTCTCTGTAGGGGTTTGTTCACCTTCACAGATCACTGCCATCCATCAACTGCATCCTGAGTCCTCTGTACGCTGCCATGTCCACTTCAGCAATGAGGCCATTGAGTTCCCTGCTCATGATGTGTTCACCACACAGACGGGATTCGACCCCAAGACTGGTGAGTGAAGGATGTACAGCCCCATCTCCAAAAATTTTGGGATGTGTTTACCTGTGGAATATTCAAAGAAACCTGTTTGGGTCTTTCTACAAGTAGGTGAATAAGTAACAGATGGTAACAGATCATGATCggatataaaaaaaagaatcctTGAAGGGCTTGTTTACAAACAAGGATGGGTCAAGGTTTGACATTTTGTGCAAAGCTGCATGAGCGCACATCTTTCAGTGTATGATTGCAAGGAATTTAGGTATTTCACTATCTACGGTCCATAACGTCATTTAAAGATTCAGTGAGTCCGGAGAATTTGCTGCACATAAAGGGCAAGGCCACATACACAAAccaatattcagtgtgtgtgaTCTTTGAGCCCTTAGAAGGTACTGCATTCAAAACTGACATTCTTCTGCAATGAATGCAACCACATGGGTTCCGGAGAACACTGGAAAGCCATTGCTGGTGTAAACGGTTCAGTGCAATATCTATATATGCAAGGTAAGAGTCAACTGTATAAAGCAGAAGCCAAACATCAACAATCCAGAAACACCTCAGTATTCTTTGGGCTGAAGTTCTTCTGAGATTGACGCAAGGAATAAATGTGTGCTGTGGTCTGAAGAGTCCACCTTTTGAACTTGTTTTTGTGGAAAATGGACTTAGTTTTCATCTTTGGCCCAGAGAACACAATCACCATGCTTGTTACTAATGGCATGTTGGAAAGCCAGTGTCAGTCATGGTGGTTTGGCATGGGGAACCTGAACATTTGTGAAGGCCGAATAAATGCTCCCGACCTTTTTGGAACTTGTTGCCGGCATCACATTTATAAGTGTGACTTATGAGGGCCATAAATCAGAGGAAAGAAAAGGTGCAAAAATACAAGGTGCAAGAGTATAAAACAAAGCGAAGACTGAATGTCAATGGATAACAGGTTATACCCCAGGTTATAGAGAAATCAGACTTTGGTGCAGATGAGTTACACCTCATTGCAAGTTAAAGGAATTACACTAGATCAAGGTCTGTATCAGACCAATTACAGCTTAGTTCACCCATGGTGACTTTTCAGGAATAGGAAACAGTATGCAGAGGAGTATAATTTTGGGGTTGAAGTATTGGTTTGCTCCTTAGTTGTATGATGGGTCTTAGTCATCTTTTTCTTTTGATTTACATGGGAATGTAAAATCCCATCCAGGCTTCTACAACTGCTCCATGGTCCTGAAGGCCCTGACAGACCAGCAGATGAGGGTCCTCAGCAGATCTGCAACCCAGCTGGTGGTGAAGGCCACTGTAGAGGGGGGACATTTCACGGGACAGCAGCTTGGTGCCCAGCTTCCAGTGAACCCCGTCTTCTATGCTGACCAGAATGAGATCTTGCTCACCAATCAGCACCCATCAGCAGAGTTCACAGTATATGGAGCACCTGTAGCCATAAGTAACCTTGAGGTGAGTATGTTCATTATTTCAATGTTGTTTTACTTGCAGATGGTAAAACATCATATATAATCCTTGTTTTAGTGGAGGACATGCCATCATAAATTCAAATTAGCATCACCAGACAACCAT
Encoded here:
- the nup210 gene encoding nuclear pore membrane glycoprotein 210 — protein: MEAIWPRLLSVFLFLFAIPLPVCTSGASKLNIPKVLLPLARSTRINFTLEATEGCYRWSSTRPEVASVEAVDVGERLCSQRAVLQARSTHPSRLTSIIIAEDVLTGQVLRCDAIVDLINEIQIVSTTRELHLEDSPLELKIHALDSEGNTFSTLAGLVFDWSIVKDEEMGSFPDSYNALRVLRFSESTYTPPRHISNMEKVGKQGDIILASGLKTGNSKLKARIQESLYKDVAAAEVRLLILENILLSPAYDVYLLVGTSVQYKVQKIRQGKITELSMPCDQYELQLQNSMVDPDGDLPLPVARLKQETSKVLALQRGYTNIVLDHKSLRLQGASRLPNSTLYVVDPGYLGFNIQPGDRWVLETGRVYEISIDVFDKSSNKVYLSDNIRIDASFQKEYFEVLQSSMNGSYHRVKALKNGQTVIDGALSSVVDEDGGVHVFPIPVRNQQDVEIYNPIVLTPRILTFPWQPIVGAYQYTIKATGGSGNFTWSSSSQTVATVTVKGVMTTVNDIGVSVVRARDVQNPLHFGEMKVYVIEPIGMDFIPCQVEARVAQVLDLPLQIFGLLSAESSERVTLSDCSHFQLLVEMESQGVFQLLEGRLAPGQDHCSGIRVQALVPGHATLLVSYAHGNVRLSARITIAAYQPLKVIDPISVAVVTLGSSKDMLFEGGPRPWVLEPSKFFRNLTTEDSRSVHMALFGPASRNYFRHWVRATCQALGEQVLAVTVGNQPSLTNPFPAVEPAVVKLVCAPPSRLALVPVYTSPQLDLSCPLLQQNKQVVPVSNYRNPVLDLAAYDQQGRRFDNFSSLSIMWESSKVSLATMEPTMLMELILTEDNNGQKKLHGRQTVLVHRESGIAAITVTAVGYQASHLDAAKVQRPYDPLTVVSATLELLLVEDVKVRPEVITIYNHPEVRTDLALKDGSGYFFVNASVTGLVDLVFQESQGIAEVHPLQAGILQVLVHDLCLAFPAPAKATVHISDIFEVYVTVVDKVEIGKSVKAHVRVLDDKKKPFLAKFFQFMNLELRAASSIISLSPLAESTEKETAVFFVQGLVVGQTSVSAMVLDKNGRKITSTPQPVEVFPPFRLIPRKMTLIIGAMMQVTSEGGPQPQSHILFSIASEEIASINSTGHVRGLALGNVTVTGLVQAVDAETGKLVVVSQDQVDVEVVQLKAVRIRAPITRMKTGTQMPVYVMGLTSSQTPFSFGNALPGLTFHWSVTKRDILDVQTRHSEASLKLQPQQNFAMSVRGQAKGRTGLKVVVRAVDPQAGHLAGDAEELSDELQIQVYDKLRLLSPEVEVDEILMSPNSVLKLQTNRDSVGQLSYHVQNCPRKAALVHVDENGHLSSGALTGTASLQVTSQESFGVNQTIIVAVKVVPVSYLRFSTSPVLYTSSKESPSAIPLGTALTFTIHFHDNTGDILHGHSSQLNFATNRDDLVLVGRGARNDTLTVRTVNVGLTLLGVWDAEHTGVADFLALPVEHAIHPEAAQSLVVGDVVCFSTQLVNHEGVPGTWSSSAVALLQVDPKTGVGVARHPGTSTVYYEIPGQLRTYREVSVSSAMQTTVMVQSGVLQIEQQSRVLVSTREQGTNLIGVCSPSQITAIHQLHPESSVRCHVHFSNEAIEFPAHDVFTTQTGFDPKTGFYNCSMVLKALTDQQMRVLSRSATQLVVKATVEGGHFTGQQLGAQLPVNPVFYADQNEILLTNQHPSAEFTVYGAPVAISNLEVTSSSSSVVIHQKEVSQGFPSFAKYTVHLADLRFAQGGVLATITVTSSSTEQALQLPVAVIHAADPSTAMQANPAGAWEGAPLLQQFIESYQVMFFTLFALLAATAAVIIACHAFSPRDQPPHPAFIQRTPPTGLASPAFSPFNHTIPSDLKASPKLRLYSPSYSSR